In Callospermophilus lateralis isolate mCalLat2 chromosome 19, mCalLat2.hap1, whole genome shotgun sequence, the following are encoded in one genomic region:
- the Pgp gene encoding glycerol-3-phosphate phosphatase — MAKAEAGGDDARCVLLSAERAQALLADVDTLLFDCDGVLWRGETAVPGAPETLRALRARGKRLGFITNNSSKTRAAYAEKLQRLGFGGPAGPGAGLEVFGTAYCTALYLRQRLAGAPAPKAYVLGSPALAAELEAVGVASVGVGPEPLRGDSPADWLAEPLEADVGAVVVGFDPHFSYMKLTKAVRYLQQPGCLLVGTNMDNRLPLEKGHFIAGTGCLVRAVEMAAQRQADIIGKPSRFIFDCVSQEYGINPERTVMVGDRLDTDILLGVTCGLKTILTLTGVSTLEDVKSNQESDCMSKKKMVPDFYVDSIADLLPALQG, encoded by the exons ATGGCGAAGGCGGAGGCCGGCGGCGACGACGCCCGCTGCGTACTGCTGAGCGCCGAGCGGGCCCAGGCGCTGCTGGCCGACGTGGACACGCTGCTGTTCGACTGCGACGGCGTGCTGTGGCGCGGCGAGACAGCCGTGCCTGGCGCGCCCGAGACCCTGAGGGCGCTGCGGGCCCGCGGCAAGCGCCTGGGCTTCATCACCAACAACAGCAGCAAGACGCGCGCGGCCTACGCCGAGAAGCTGCAGCGTCTGGGCTTCGGGGGCCCGGCGGGGCCCGGCGCGGGCCTGGAGGTCTTCGGCACGGCCTACTGCACCGCGCTCTACCTGCGCCAGCGCTTGGCCGGCGCGCCGGCCCCGAAGGCCTACGTGCTGGGCAGCCCGGCCCTGGCCGCGGAGCTGGAGGCCGTGGGCGTCGCCAGCGTGGGCGTGGGGCCCGAGCCGCTGCGGGGCGACAGCCCAGCCGACTGGCTAGCCGAGCCGCTGGAGGCGGACGTGGGCGCTGTGGTGGTGGGCTTCGACCCGCACTTCAGCTACATGAAGCTCACCAAGGCTGTGCGCTATCTGCAGCAGCCCGGCTGCCTGCTTGTGGGCACCAACATGGACAACCGGCTACCCCTGGAGAAAGGCCACTTCATCGCGG GTACCGGCTGTCTTGTTCGAGCGGTGGAGATGGCCGCCCAACGTCAGGCCGACATCATTGGGAAGCCCAGTCGCTTCATCTTCGACTGCGTGTCCCAGGAGTACGGCATCAACCCGGAACGCACCGTCATGGTGGGGGACCGTCTGGACACAGACATCCtcctgggcgtcacctgtggcttgaAGACCATCCTGACCCTGACTGGAGTCTCTACACTCGAGGATGTGAAGAGTAATCAGGAAAGTGACTGCATGTCTAAGAAGAAAATGGTCCCTGACTTCTATGTTGACAGCATAGCCGACCTCTTGCCCGCCCTTCAAGGTTAA